Proteins encoded within one genomic window of Clupea harengus chromosome 10, Ch_v2.0.2, whole genome shotgun sequence:
- the LOC105895143 gene encoding sodium/potassium-transporting ATPase subunit beta-233 — MPAANKDSDGGWKSFIWNSERKEFLGRTGGSWFKIIVFYVVFYACLAGIFVGTIQAMLLTLSNYKPTYQDRVAPPGLSHTPRSVKGEIFFSMNDETTYEKIVKSMTDLLDKYDLKNQQDMGKYEDCGTAAGDYKNRGDLDGDAGERRACRFDKELLGKCSGTTDKNFGFKDGKPCVIVKLNRIVNFRPKPPKSNETLPTEAQANFQPFVLPMYCTNKREEDKHKISGIEYFGLAKGGFPLQYYPYYGKLLHPQYLQPLVAIKFNNLTFDEDLRIECKVFGANIDYSEKDRYQGRFEFKLNIKSS; from the exons ATGCCGGCGGCCAACAAAGATAGCGACGGTGGATGGAAGAGCTTTATCTGGAATTCTGAAAGGAAGGAATTTTTGGGACGTACAGGAGGCAGTTGGT TTAAAATCATTGTCTTCTACGTGGTCTTCTATGCCTGCCTGGCTGGAATCTTCGTGGGCACCATTCAGGCCATGCTGCTGACCCTTAGCAACTACAAGCCCACCTATCAGGACAGAGTCGCACCCCCAG GATTATCACACACTCCACGTTCTGTCAAAGGAGAAATCTTCTTCTCCATGAACGACGAAACCACGTACGAAAAGATCGTCAAGTCAATGACTGACCTTCTGGAtaaatatgatttaaaaaatCAGCAGGACATGGGGAAGTACGAGGACTGTGGCA CCGCCGCAGGTGACTACAAGAACCGCGGTGACCTGGACGGAGATGCCGGTGAGAGGAGAGCTTGCCGCTTCGACAAAGAATTGCTGGGCAAATGCTCAGGCACTACTGATAAGAACTTTGGCTTCAAGGATGGCAAGCCCTGCGTTATAGTCAAGCTCAACCGTATCGTCAACTTCAGGCCCAAG CCTCCAAAGTCCAACGAAACCCTCCCAACAGAAGCCCAAGCCAACTTCCAGCCCTTCGTGCTGCCCATGTACTGCACCAACAAG agagaggaggacaaacacaagaTTTCAGGCATTGAGTACTTTGGGCTCGCCAAGGGTGGCTTCCCCCTGCAGTACTACCCCTACTATGGCAAGCTGCTGCACCCCCAGTACCTCCAGCCACTGGTGGCCATCAAGTTCAACAACCTCACCTTCGACGAAGACCTGCGTATTGAGTGCAAAGTATTTGGAGCCAACATTGACTACAGCGAGAAGGACCGCTATCAGGGACGCTTTGAATTTAAACTAAATATCAAGTCATCATGA